From Candidatus Neomarinimicrobiota bacterium, one genomic window encodes:
- a CDS encoding Na/Pi symporter, translating to MDKIRELKTTSRWIDWAKTLTIFAILYCFLVSIGMIGSAFKGLGGGFAKELIQSEAGPLIGLFIGILVTSLVQSSSTTTSLVVGMVAAGTFGQDPKIAVAAAIPYIMGANIGTSITNTIVALGHIVNKNEFRRAFAASIIHDFFNVIAVIILFPLQLKFGFISKSANWLAEMVVGSGTLTFKSPVKMVTKPTVSAIEDFFKLQNIMDYNWLLLIVAFGILFFSLKYLTKLIRSLIMERLEAFFDTHIFKTAARAMFFGVFITIMVQSSSITTSLIIPLAGAGVLHLRQIFPYTLGANIGTTVTALLASLVSGTLAPLAVAFGHLVFNIYGILIIWPVKKIRDIPLRLSQWFAELAIQNRIIPIIYILVVFFIIPLGLIFLVR from the coding sequence ATGGATAAAATTCGAGAGCTGAAAACAACTTCGCGCTGGATTGACTGGGCTAAAACACTTACAATCTTTGCTATTCTCTATTGCTTTTTAGTTTCAATTGGTATGATTGGCTCAGCCTTTAAGGGCCTTGGAGGAGGCTTTGCCAAAGAATTGATCCAGAGTGAGGCAGGACCGCTCATTGGTTTATTCATCGGAATCCTTGTTACTAGCTTGGTTCAAAGTTCATCTACAACCACATCCCTCGTTGTTGGCATGGTTGCCGCAGGTACCTTCGGGCAAGATCCGAAAATCGCCGTTGCTGCGGCGATTCCATATATTATGGGAGCAAACATCGGAACTAGCATTACGAACACTATTGTTGCTCTAGGACATATTGTAAACAAAAATGAATTCCGCCGCGCTTTCGCCGCCTCTATTATCCATGATTTTTTCAATGTAATTGCAGTAATAATTCTGTTTCCGCTTCAACTTAAGTTTGGTTTTATCAGCAAAAGCGCAAATTGGTTGGCAGAAATGGTGGTAGGTTCTGGGACTCTCACTTTTAAAAGTCCTGTAAAAATGGTCACAAAACCTACAGTGAGTGCCATTGAGGACTTTTTTAAACTGCAGAATATTATGGATTACAACTGGCTGTTGCTGATTGTGGCATTTGGCATTCTATTCTTTTCCCTCAAATATCTGACAAAATTAATTCGAAGTCTGATTATGGAACGATTGGAAGCTTTCTTTGACACACATATTTTTAAGACAGCAGCGCGGGCGATGTTTTTTGGAGTATTCATCACAATTATGGTACAAAGCAGTTCCATTACCACTTCTCTAATCATTCCGCTGGCAGGTGCGGGTGTACTTCATCTTAGACAGATTTTCCCCTATACACTTGGAGCAAATATCGGAACAACCGTCACTGCGCTTTTGGCTAGCTTAGTTTCAGGGACACTTGCGCCCTTAGCCGTTGCTTTTGGGCATCTTGTGTTTAATATTTACGGAATTCTAATTATTTGGCCCGTTAAAAAAATTCGGGATATTCCCTTAAGGCTTTCGCAGTGGTTTGCGGAATTGGCTATTCAAAACAGAATTATTCCAATCATTTACATTTTGGTAGTGTTTTTCATCATCCCCTTGGGGTTAATTTTCTTAGTGAGGTAA
- a CDS encoding 3-hydroxyacyl-CoA dehydrogenase/enoyl-CoA hydratase family protein yields the protein MSHHIEKVAVLGAGVMGSQIAGHLANAGIPSFLFDINQNLSEKGIETLTKLKPAPLFKPKNVELITPCNYDNHIEKINEVDWVLEAVSERLDIKHSVYKNITPQLKSTAIVTSNTSGIPLLELITVFPNDVKSRFMITHFFNPPRYMHLLELVRSEFTSENVYNSMAEFGEDVMGKGIVHAKDTPNFIGNRIGVFNMGVTIHTALQQGLTVEEVDKLTGTIVGRPKSATFRTADVVGLDTMAHVTNTTYEKVVDDNEREIFKIPEILQTLVDDGRLGQKTKAGFYKKTDEGILSIDLKTGEYSPQKRVRFDGFRLAKDHTVTGGKIKALAFSEDKAGKFFWETLARGLIYSANRIPEISDDIVNIDNAIKWGFGWELGPFEGWDAIGVQDSVDKMQAEKRDVPKWILDMLASGRTCFYETKDGVKTYWDVLSGKAIPIPTAEKEINLNLRKSGGNLIKQNWSASLIDLGEGVLNVEFHSILQPTLNPIDGSLAMTINEGMDLLEAGKFKAMVIGHTNQNFCAGANLASILEVCEAKEWDTLEGVVKDLQDLTQRIRFSKAPVVAAPFNLALGGGFELIGPAAHRVAAAELYVGLVEVGVGLIPGAGGNLRLLLNMMENGGKSRINTFQIAQKAFETIGFAKVATSADEAKYIGYLLKTDTIVLNNDHRIWKAKQKALELAKGYEPPQYRDDLKLPGTGGRTAMAIALKGFKAQGKISDHDEFIAKKLAYVLTGGDKGGLTKAVDEQYLLDIEREAFVSLAGEKLTQNRIRFMLKKGKPLRN from the coding sequence ATGAGTCATCATATAGAAAAAGTAGCTGTTCTGGGTGCAGGTGTTATGGGGTCGCAAATTGCCGGACATTTGGCAAATGCCGGAATTCCATCTTTCCTTTTTGATATCAACCAGAATTTGTCCGAAAAAGGAATTGAAACATTAACTAAACTGAAACCGGCACCGCTTTTTAAACCAAAGAATGTAGAATTAATTACGCCCTGCAATTACGATAATCATATAGAGAAAATTAATGAAGTAGATTGGGTTTTGGAGGCCGTTTCTGAACGTCTGGACATCAAGCATTCGGTTTACAAAAATATTACACCTCAATTAAAGTCTACGGCGATTGTTACCTCCAATACTTCCGGAATTCCACTGCTAGAATTAATCACTGTTTTTCCTAATGATGTCAAATCCCGTTTCATGATAACTCATTTTTTCAATCCACCCCGATATATGCATTTATTAGAATTAGTGAGAAGTGAATTCACATCAGAAAATGTCTATAATTCAATGGCAGAATTCGGTGAAGATGTAATGGGCAAAGGGATCGTCCATGCAAAAGATACACCGAATTTCATTGGGAATAGAATCGGTGTTTTCAACATGGGTGTAACTATTCATACTGCCTTACAACAAGGCTTGACAGTTGAAGAGGTGGATAAACTAACCGGTACTATTGTCGGCCGCCCCAAAAGTGCCACATTCCGAACAGCTGACGTAGTTGGCTTGGACACAATGGCGCATGTAACAAATACAACGTACGAAAAAGTAGTGGATGACAATGAAAGAGAGATTTTTAAAATCCCTGAAATTCTTCAAACCCTTGTAGACGATGGCCGATTGGGTCAAAAAACAAAAGCTGGTTTTTACAAAAAAACTGACGAAGGAATTTTATCAATTGACCTTAAAACAGGTGAATATAGCCCACAAAAAAGAGTCCGATTTGATGGCTTTCGATTGGCGAAAGACCACACTGTTACAGGCGGAAAAATTAAAGCACTAGCTTTTAGTGAAGATAAAGCCGGAAAGTTTTTCTGGGAAACATTGGCAAGAGGTTTGATTTATAGCGCCAATCGCATCCCGGAAATCAGTGATGATATTGTCAATATTGACAATGCCATAAAGTGGGGTTTTGGCTGGGAACTAGGTCCCTTTGAGGGTTGGGATGCCATCGGTGTTCAGGATTCCGTTGACAAAATGCAGGCAGAAAAAAGAGACGTTCCAAAATGGATCTTGGATATGTTGGCTAGCGGAAGAACCTGTTTTTACGAAACGAAAGATGGTGTTAAAACGTACTGGGATGTTTTATCAGGAAAAGCAATTCCAATACCTACTGCTGAAAAGGAAATCAATCTTAATCTGCGAAAATCCGGCGGAAACTTGATAAAACAAAACTGGAGTGCTAGCCTGATTGATCTGGGCGAGGGAGTATTAAATGTAGAATTCCATTCTATTCTACAACCAACTCTAAATCCAATTGACGGTTCGCTTGCTATGACTATCAATGAAGGAATGGATCTTCTAGAAGCAGGTAAATTCAAGGCTATGGTTATTGGACATACCAATCAGAATTTTTGTGCGGGGGCAAATCTGGCCAGTATTCTTGAAGTATGTGAAGCAAAAGAGTGGGATACATTAGAAGGTGTTGTAAAAGATCTTCAAGACTTAACTCAACGTATTCGTTTTTCCAAGGCACCGGTTGTGGCAGCGCCCTTTAACTTGGCCTTAGGTGGCGGTTTTGAACTCATTGGACCTGCCGCACATCGAGTGGCTGCAGCTGAATTGTATGTAGGTCTCGTCGAAGTTGGCGTAGGGTTAATACCTGGTGCTGGTGGAAACCTGCGACTGCTTTTAAATATGATGGAAAACGGCGGAAAAAGCCGAATAAATACTTTTCAAATCGCCCAAAAGGCATTTGAAACCATTGGGTTTGCTAAGGTGGCAACAAGTGCGGATGAAGCAAAATATATCGGCTATTTATTGAAGACAGACACGATTGTTCTCAATAACGATCACCGCATTTGGAAAGCCAAACAAAAAGCTCTCGAACTGGCAAAAGGATATGAACCACCGCAATACAGGGATGATTTGAAATTACCGGGAACCGGTGGACGAACCGCCATGGCTATAGCACTAAAAGGATTTAAAGCGCAGGGGAAAATATCCGATCATGATGAATTCATTGCTAAAAAATTAGCGTATGTCCTTACCGGTGGCGATAAGGGCGGACTGACAAAAGCAGTTGATGAACAATATCTATTGGATATAGAGCGGGAAGCATTTGTTTCTTTAGCCGGGGAAAAACTGACCCAAAATCGTATTCGATTTATGTTAAAAAAGGGGAAGCCACTTCGGAATTAA
- a CDS encoding hemolysin III family protein, whose amino-acid sequence MIKYLKDPMSGLTHFIGAILSVVALILLILKAVNPIDPWKLVSFSVFGAGLFLVYTASTLYHWIPVSGRAESILKRLDHMMIYVLIAATYTPICLIPLRGPWGWSLFGIIWGLATFGIFWKLFQFKFPEWFSTVYYVFMGWLAIIAIWPLFTRLQVGALIWLFLGGIFYSVGVLFYTFDRHQSPRKGFGYHEIWHVMVLAGSFSHFWVMYHYVTQFV is encoded by the coding sequence ATGATCAAATATTTAAAAGATCCTATGAGCGGGTTAACTCATTTCATTGGTGCAATCCTGTCGGTTGTCGCTTTGATATTGTTGATTTTAAAAGCTGTTAATCCGATAGATCCATGGAAATTAGTTTCTTTTTCAGTGTTTGGTGCCGGATTATTTTTAGTCTACACGGCAAGTACCCTATATCATTGGATTCCCGTATCCGGACGGGCTGAATCCATCCTAAAGCGATTGGATCACATGATGATTTATGTTTTAATCGCTGCCACTTACACACCCATTTGTCTTATTCCCTTACGAGGACCTTGGGGATGGAGTTTGTTTGGTATTATTTGGGGATTAGCCACATTTGGAATCTTTTGGAAATTATTTCAATTCAAATTTCCGGAATGGTTTTCTACCGTTTATTATGTCTTTATGGGGTGGTTAGCGATTATAGCGATTTGGCCTCTTTTTACACGCCTTCAAGTTGGTGCTTTAATATGGTTATTTCTGGGTGGAATTTTCTATTCCGTTGGAGTCCTATTTTATACTTTTGATCGACACCAGTCGCCACGCAAAGGGTTCGGATATCATGAAATTTGGCACGTGATGGTTTTAGCAGGGAGCTTCAGCCATTTTTGGGTCATGTATCATTATGTAACACAATTTGTTTAG
- a CDS encoding thiolase family protein — translation MKKSVIIDAVRSPIGIKNGQLVGIRPDDLTAQVIKGLMARNKKVNPEDVEDVVVGCAFPEGPQGMIIGRSVAILAGIPKEAGGKVVNRFCGSAMDAIHQLSTAIECGDIDVGMAAGVEDMFSVPMGGFAPDFHPELAEQEFYIGMGETAENLAKDGNISREDQDAFAIASHDKTLKAYAEGNFDNELIPIDVYGETTVEKDEGPREPDVEKIKSLNPAFMENGTVTAATSSPISIGASAVLITSESFAEKAGLTPRAEIVARAIAGVDWTRMGAGPLPATEKVLSNVGMTMDDIETIELNEAFAAQSLYVIREGGWDINKINLNGGAIALGHPLGCSGARIITTLINVMEQNDTHVGLATMCIGSGQGIATIIKR, via the coding sequence ATGAAAAAGTCAGTCATTATCGACGCAGTAAGATCGCCTATTGGAATCAAAAATGGTCAATTAGTTGGCATACGCCCCGATGACCTAACCGCACAAGTCATCAAAGGCTTAATGGCGCGAAATAAAAAAGTGAATCCGGAAGATGTTGAAGATGTTGTGGTAGGTTGTGCCTTCCCTGAAGGACCACAAGGAATGATTATCGGAAGGTCAGTAGCCATATTGGCTGGAATCCCAAAAGAAGCCGGAGGAAAGGTGGTAAACCGATTTTGCGGTTCAGCCATGGATGCAATTCACCAACTTAGTACAGCTATTGAATGCGGTGATATTGATGTCGGAATGGCCGCTGGTGTAGAAGATATGTTTTCGGTCCCTATGGGCGGTTTTGCCCCAGATTTCCATCCTGAACTCGCAGAACAAGAATTTTACATTGGAATGGGAGAAACTGCAGAAAATCTTGCAAAAGATGGAAATATTTCCCGTGAGGATCAGGATGCTTTTGCCATCGCTTCACACGATAAGACGTTAAAGGCTTATGCTGAAGGAAATTTTGATAATGAATTAATTCCGATTGACGTTTACGGAGAAACCACAGTTGAAAAAGACGAGGGTCCGCGCGAACCGGATGTAGAAAAAATTAAAAGCTTAAACCCGGCATTTATGGAAAATGGAACCGTCACCGCTGCTACAAGCAGTCCTATTTCTATTGGCGCATCGGCAGTGCTCATCACAAGTGAATCCTTTGCGGAAAAAGCAGGGCTTACTCCTAGGGCGGAAATTGTAGCTAGAGCCATTGCAGGAGTAGATTGGACGCGCATGGGCGCCGGTCCCCTTCCGGCTACAGAAAAGGTTTTGAGCAATGTCGGTATGACTATGGACGATATTGAAACCATCGAATTAAATGAAGCATTTGCAGCCCAATCTCTTTATGTGATCCGTGAAGGCGGATGGGACATTAATAAAATTAACCTTAATGGAGGAGCCATTGCTTTGGGACATCCTTTGGGTTGTTCAGGTGCTCGCATAATTACTACACTAATCAATGTCATGGAACAAAATGATACTCATGTCGGTCTTGCGACTATGTGCATCGGCAGTGGCCAAGGTATTGCAACAATCATTAAACGATAA
- a CDS encoding acyl-CoA dehydrogenase — MENSKTSYKTGGTFLVEPITNATVFSRENFSDEHREIYEMVKEFDRDRIRVQKEEIEKFDKNLSLSLIKEMGELGLLGIDIPEKYGGIELDKVTTAIVAEALVSSPSFATTWAVQTGIGSLPIVWFGTPEQKAKFLPKVGSGEIICAYGLTESSAGSDALAGKTSAVLTDDGEYYVLNGEKIFISNGGWADLFIVFAQVDGDKFTAFIVERETEGFTIGAEEKKMGMKGSSTTSLIFQNAKIPVNNLLYKVGKGATIAFNVLNIGRFKLGSAGVGGAKMAIEVTAQYARDRRAFGKPISQFDAIIKKIADMTVRTFAADSMLYRTIGLLQNEIDSLDKSDPDYYIHFGEAMEQYAIETSMAKVYGSETSHFAVNEGLQVFGGYGFLEEYPMASAYRDDRINQIWEGTNEINRQIITGFMMKKALMEELPIREAITSIDSFLTNEKLEMNSGPLSPECDTIETGKRLALYIFNEALNKFGQDLKHEQQITEIFADIFMDLYTAEATVVRAQKIMENENHDRTVCSIAKIFTAEMVLRLLNMSLTALNGIYGGHTTPEVIDRLRHFQGRMLLPTDIINLKREVAKRIYQSNQYPF; from the coding sequence ATGGAAAATTCAAAAACATCATACAAAACGGGCGGCACTTTCCTAGTTGAGCCCATTACCAATGCAACGGTTTTTTCCAGAGAAAATTTTAGCGATGAACATCGTGAAATTTATGAAATGGTTAAAGAATTTGATAGAGATCGCATCCGAGTCCAAAAAGAAGAAATTGAAAAATTCGATAAAAATTTATCCCTCTCATTGATAAAGGAAATGGGTGAACTTGGACTACTTGGGATTGATATACCGGAGAAATACGGTGGTATAGAACTTGATAAGGTCACAACAGCGATTGTTGCCGAAGCATTAGTTTCCAGTCCATCTTTCGCCACTACTTGGGCTGTTCAAACAGGAATAGGTTCATTGCCAATCGTCTGGTTCGGCACGCCGGAACAAAAAGCAAAGTTCCTACCCAAAGTTGGATCTGGAGAAATTATTTGTGCTTATGGTTTAACGGAGTCGTCGGCAGGTTCGGATGCATTGGCCGGAAAAACATCTGCCGTCCTTACCGATGATGGAGAATATTATGTACTAAACGGTGAAAAGATATTCATTTCTAACGGTGGGTGGGCAGACTTATTTATTGTATTCGCCCAAGTTGATGGAGACAAATTCACGGCGTTTATTGTTGAACGAGAAACCGAAGGATTCACCATAGGCGCAGAAGAGAAAAAAATGGGAATGAAAGGTTCTTCAACAACATCTCTCATTTTTCAAAACGCAAAAATCCCGGTAAATAATCTGTTATATAAAGTTGGAAAAGGTGCAACAATTGCTTTTAATGTGCTAAATATAGGCAGGTTTAAGCTGGGATCCGCAGGAGTTGGAGGTGCCAAAATGGCAATTGAGGTTACCGCTCAGTATGCCCGAGACCGACGCGCTTTTGGGAAACCTATTTCCCAATTTGATGCAATTATTAAAAAGATCGCCGATATGACGGTGCGAACTTTCGCCGCTGATAGTATGCTATACCGCACCATTGGACTCCTTCAAAATGAAATTGATTCTTTGGATAAATCAGACCCGGATTATTATATCCATTTTGGAGAAGCTATGGAACAATATGCCATTGAAACATCTATGGCTAAAGTGTATGGTAGCGAAACCAGCCACTTTGCTGTGAATGAAGGATTACAGGTATTTGGAGGATATGGATTTTTAGAAGAATATCCAATGGCATCTGCATATCGAGATGATCGTATTAATCAAATATGGGAAGGGACCAATGAAATTAATCGTCAGATAATCACCGGGTTTATGATGAAAAAAGCACTAATGGAAGAATTGCCCATCCGAGAAGCAATCACCTCAATCGATAGCTTTTTGACAAACGAGAAACTCGAAATGAATAGCGGGCCTCTTTCGCCGGAGTGCGATACGATTGAAACCGGAAAACGCCTTGCACTCTATATTTTCAACGAAGCTTTGAACAAGTTTGGTCAAGATCTGAAACATGAGCAGCAAATAACAGAAATTTTTGCAGATATTTTTATGGATTTATATACGGCCGAGGCTACTGTTGTAAGAGCGCAAAAAATTATGGAAAATGAAAATCATGATAGAACCGTATGTAGTATTGCAAAAATTTTTACCGCAGAAATGGTATTACGCTTGTTGAATATGTCGCTTACAGCATTAAATGGAATCTACGGAGGACATACAACTCCTGAAGTCATTGATCGATTACGTCATTTCCAAGGGCGGATGTTATTGCCAACAGATATTATCAACTTGAAACGTGAAGTAGCAAAACGAATTTATCAATCTAATCAATACCCATTTTAG
- a CDS encoding TetR/AcrR family transcriptional regulator — MNISLQTQRKEQILGAALTVLVSNGYEKSRMDDVVKLSKLSKGTLYWYYKSKKEMYLDLVDFWVHRYSVTLNYIVEEDAPPSQQLKDLFQYFIDQYESDPQPFKALTEFWSMAQKENDFREKLQKVYTNFLELIEDTINRGVQSGEFKNLDVRMTALSIMVNIESINWFTLFEVHGVSAKEYIHTITDFILSGILKKH; from the coding sequence ATGAATATTTCATTACAAACTCAACGCAAGGAACAAATTTTAGGCGCAGCATTGACTGTGCTTGTATCCAATGGCTATGAAAAATCCCGAATGGATGACGTGGTCAAATTATCTAAATTGAGTAAAGGTACACTCTACTGGTATTATAAATCCAAAAAGGAAATGTACTTGGATTTGGTTGATTTCTGGGTTCACAGATATAGCGTTACTCTAAACTATATCGTCGAAGAAGACGCTCCCCCCTCTCAACAGCTTAAAGACCTGTTTCAATATTTTATTGATCAATATGAATCAGATCCACAACCCTTTAAAGCGCTAACAGAATTTTGGTCCATGGCGCAGAAGGAAAATGATTTCCGGGAAAAATTGCAAAAAGTCTATACCAATTTTTTGGAATTAATCGAAGATACTATCAATCGCGGAGTCCAATCTGGGGAATTCAAAAACCTAGATGTGCGCATGACCGCCCTGTCAATCATGGTAAATATTGAATCCATCAACTGGTTCACCCTGTTTGAAGTTCATGGTGTTAGTGCAAAAGAATACATACACACAATCACAGATTTTATTCTTTCCGGGATTCTGAAAAAACATTAG
- a CDS encoding Rrf2 family transcriptional regulator codes for MTYSKQVQYALQMLIHLDQSEEDYLTVNDIALKSGMPSSFLATIANELAKRRLLLTQRGRNGGIKLARPANQITVKDVVTSVGSYSEKYHECLIGKKNCTDIIPCSVCRGFRTSFANEFYKRSIRQLLNEEILNHDKS; via the coding sequence ATGACTTACTCAAAACAAGTACAATATGCCTTACAAATGTTGATCCATTTGGATCAATCGGAAGAGGATTATTTAACTGTAAATGATATAGCACTAAAAAGCGGAATGCCGAGTAGCTTTTTAGCAACAATAGCGAATGAATTGGCAAAAAGAAGGCTATTGCTTACACAAAGGGGCCGGAATGGTGGAATAAAACTTGCTAGACCGGCAAATCAAATTACAGTGAAAGATGTTGTAACCAGCGTGGGCAGTTATAGTGAAAAATATCACGAATGTTTGATTGGGAAAAAAAATTGTACTGATATAATACCTTGCTCTGTTTGTAGAGGTTTCCGAACTAGTTTTGCAAATGAGTTTTATAAAAGAAGTATAAGACAACTATTAAATGAGGAAATACTCAATCATGATAAATCGTAA